The Manduca sexta isolate Smith_Timp_Sample1 chromosome 17, JHU_Msex_v1.0, whole genome shotgun sequence genome includes a window with the following:
- the LOC115443137 gene encoding RPA-interacting protein, with product MNSLKANMSPSFKNIVPKPKQSPIELKEKLRKNYKIKVQKCRGALIDRLRGSLDEKELCGKLTEIYANECNDQIIDNEELELLEEIRKELIQEELDWWIKQYETSHLDDIDWSALEEENSVICPICLKNNFTFENNNNLCCTSCNISFKTDMSLLDVKKSIEDSLEKHNLACSREAQFTIIPDTEEIHMYIFCEFCKEMKCVI from the exons ATGAATTCTCTAAAGGCAAACATGTCGCCCAGCTTCAAAAATATAGTCCCTAAGCCCAAGCAATCACCTATAGAACTAAAAGAAAAATTGCGAAAG AATTACAAAATCAAAGTACAAAAATGCCGTGGTGCTTTGATAGACAGGTTGCGTGGATCTCTTGATGAAAAGGAACTATGCGGTAAACTAACTGAAATATATGCAAATGAATGTAATGATCAAATTATTGATAACGAAGAATTAGAACTGCTTGAAGAAATACGGAAAGAACTTATCCAAGAAGAATTGGATTG GTGGATCAAGCAGTATGAGACATCTCACTTAGATGATATTGATTGGTCAGCTTTAGAAGAAGAAAATAGTGTGATATGTCCTAtatgtcttaaaaataattttaccttcgaaaataataataacctttGCTGTACtagttgtaatatttcattcaaaacagACATGTCATTATTAGATGTTAAGAAATCAATTGAAGATTCATTAGAAAAACACAATTTGGCTTGTAGTAGAGAAGCGCAATTTACTATTATTCCTGATACAGAAGAAATAcacatgtatattttttgtgaattttgtaAGGAGATGAAGTGtgtgatataa
- the LOC115443136 gene encoding LOW QUALITY PROTEIN: ribosomal protein S6 kinase beta-2 (The sequence of the model RefSeq protein was modified relative to this genomic sequence to represent the inferred CDS: deleted 1 base in 1 codon), with protein sequence MSSYMAGVFDLDLDVDSVTVGDSDEDDIIEVDEVDYEPELHVNNIVESEGSETIQLSEDNVNPGQCKRLGPQDFELRKVLGKGGYGKVFQVRKITGPDAGAHFAMKVLKKASIVRNQKDTAHTKAERNILEAVKHPFIVELVYAFQTGGKLYLILEYLSGGELFMHLEREGIFLEDTACFYLSEIILALEHLHSLGIIYRDLKPENVLLDAQGHVKLTDFGLCKEHIQEGIVTHTFCGTIEYMAPEILTRSGHGKAVDWWSLGALMYDMLIGQPPFTGDNRTKTIEKILKGKLMLPAYLTQDARDLIRRLMKRSETQRLGAAGAAAVRGHAFFKHVHWDDVFARRLEPPIKPRLTSEDDVSQFDTRFTLQTPIDSPDESTLSESANLMFQGFTYVAPSVMDEIHKPRIITARSPRRPRPQHNNFTVPPSSAAHNLSHAQQEDLMEVQGLPI encoded by the exons ATGTCATCGTATATGGCAGGTGTTTTT GATTTAGATTTAGATGTGGATTCGGTTACAGTTGGAGATTCAGATGAAGACGATATCATTGAAGTAGATGAG GTAGATTACGAACCCGAACTACATGTGAACAATATTGttga ATCGGAAGGTTCAGAAACTATACAGTTATCAGAGGATAATGTGAATCCAGGCCAATGCAAACGTTTAGGTCCCCAGGATTTTGAGCTTCGCAAAGTTTTGGGTAAAGGTGGATATGGAAAAGTGTTTCAAGTTCGCAAAATTACGGGTCCAGATGCAGGAGCACATTTTGCTATGAAAGTCTTAAAAAAGGCTTCAATTGTGAGAAATCAAAAGGACACTGCACACACTAAAGCTGAAAGAAATATACTGGAGGCTGTCAAG CATCCTTTTATAGTGGAATTAGTGTATGCTTTCCAAACTGGTGGTAAATTATACTTAATCTTAGAATACTTAAGTGGTGGAGAACTCTTCATGCATTTGGAAAGAGAGGGCATATTTTTGGAAGATACAGCATG tttctaTTTGTCAGAAATTATTTTGGCATTGGAGCATTTACACAGCCTTGGAATAATATATCGTGATTTAAAACCAGAAAATGTTCTCCTGGATGCTCAAGGCCATGTCAAACTTACTGATTTTGGTTTATGTAAGGAACATATTCAAGAGGGAATTGTTACACATACATTCTGTGGCACAATTGAATACAT GGCACCAGAGATATTGACTAGAAGCGGTCATGGAAAAGCTGTTGATTGGTGGAGTCTTGGAGCTCTTATGTATGACATGCTCATTGGAcag ccACCGTTCACGGGAGATAATCGCACAAAAaccatagaaaaaatattaaagggaAAATTAATGTTGCCTGCCTATCTCACACAAGACGCACGGGATTTAATTAGACGCCTTATGAAGCGTTCGGAAACTCAACGCTTAGGCGCGGCCGGTGCGGCCGCCGTTCGCGGCCATGCATTCTTCAAACATGTCCATTGGGATGATGTATTTGCAAGAAGATTAGAGCCACCAATAAAACCTAGATTA ACAAGCGAAGATGATGTATCTCAGTTCGACACAAGATTTACACTTCAAACTCCAATTGATTCACCTGATGAGTCTACTCTTAGTGAAAGTGCCAACTTAATGTTTCag GGTTTTACATACGTTGCGCCATCCGTAATGGACGAAATTCACAAACCTAGAATTATAACTGCACGCTCCCCGCGGCGCCCGAGACCTCAACACAACAACTTCACAGTGCCTCCTTCCTCCGCCGCGCACAATCTATCCCACGCTCAACAAGAAGACCTCATGGAAGTTCAAGGTCTACCTATATAG